TGCTTGATTACAGAAATTAAGATGCATTTCTCAATTTTCATGAGTGGTTATAAACAAGAATACACTATGGATGAACAAATTCATATCGAAGTTGACTTCTGAGTAATTTAATTAATTCAAAAAAAAATAGATTCCCACGGGTAAACCCTTGTTTCTATTGCTTCGCATGTGCTTAACACACTAAGTTACAACTTCGTTGTCACAGTTAGAACATGTGCAAAATACGTCACTGCAAAGCCCACAGGGCTGTGGCAACCTCTGAACTCGTTAGTTAATCCTGAGATTGCTTCGTCATTTTACATTCCTCGCAATGACTTTTAAGCTCTAAAGCTGTGATTAGTTCATTCATCCACGCATAAATGCCTGGTGTCCTGCCTTAGACCGCATAAAATATACCGAAAATGGGTATGGGGTTTGTTCTGAGTTGTTGAAAGTGAAAAGCGGTTTTTAGCATTAAAACTAAAAACCGCAATTATTATTTAATGAAAAGTATAATTTCCCCTGTAACCTCATCAGGTTCAACAAGGGGGGTAGCTTCGTCTCTGGTAATAAGGAAGCTGTCTTCCTGTACTGGTAGATATTTGTAATGGATTTTGATCACCCCTGCTGTTTCTTTGGCAATGTTGAGTGTCATTTTTTTGTGGGCTCTGTTTTTTAGGCTGCCCAGATTCTTATAATTATAAGAAACCTTTGAATCAGAAGTTATCTGACCTCCATCCTCATAGTTTACAGTGAGGCTTTTCATAAATATCTTTCCGACATTTTTTACAGACATATTTATGATTTTTTTATCCGGCATGTCCTTAACGCTGTAGAATATTGCTATATGATCATCTTTTGCAGATTGATCATAGGTTGTTTTCAGGTCATCTGTGGAGTTAAAGCCCATTTTTGGTCCATAGCAGCCGACAAGCAGCAGCAGAAGCACTGGCAGTAGATAAAATTTGCGCATAATGATCTCCGGTTTAGTTTTAGTTGTTATTTTTCCCCTCTTGCTCCTCTGTGTCTTCTTCAGATGGTTCCACAGGGATAGAGTTCGCCGTCAGAACCTTCTGTGATTCTATATTTACAATATCAACATCATCATCAGCTTCATCTGGAAGGTCTTCTTCAGATTCTGTTGAGGCAGCCTTCAGCAGTTCTTCTTTCTCACTGATATCGTTTTCTATGTTTTTAATATAAGTGTAGTCAGGCTCAAAAAGTTCCGGATCAAGCTCCCCGTTCTCAATAAGCTCCAGAACTTTGTTTCCCAGTAATGTTGTTCGTTCGTCTTTCTTTTTGTTGAGAGAGGTGATCTCTATTTTGATCTTACTGGTTTTGGCAAATTTAAGGATTTCATTTTTCCCCTTATCAAAGCTCTCTTTAACCCATTTGGTATCCATTGGTTCCTCCGGTTAGTTAATGATCTGGTCTATTCTGGACTTTTGCCAGAATATCATAGCCATCATTATTATATTTAATATAAACGAGATGAAGAATAATGCCATCCATCCGTTGAAACTTTTATCAGTAATTTCTAAAAACGATGAATCCTTGAGGTGTATCCAGTTACCGTCGGATGTGGCAACGAAATCAGACGGAAGATATTTGCCTGTTTTTATCCCTTCTGCTACCTGTTTCGCTGAAATGTTTTTAATTACCAGCCCGTTCAGCAGCTTTATATTATAAGAGTCGGATTTACTGTTCAAAGTGCACCGTGTTGACAGGTATTCAGCCGTTCCATCTTTCATAAAGGCTGTGTTGTATATTTATTATATCAAATATTTTGCCCACTATAAAGGATATAAGATCATCAATCGTATTTGGTTTATGGTAAAAGCCCGGGGCAGCAGGCATACAGACTGCTCCCGCTCTGGTGAGCTTTGTGAGATTTTCCATATGTATCAGACTCAGAGGTGTTTCTCTGAAGAGTATCACAAGGTTTCTGCGTTCTTTCATAGCAACATCAGCACATCTTTCGATAAGATTAGAGCTGACCCCTCCCGCTGTTCTCCCTACAAACCCCATTGACGCAGGAGCTACGATGTACGAGTCTACCATGAACGAACCGCTTGATACCGGTGCAGCAAAATTTTTATGGTTGTGCAGAATGGCATTTTTGCCAAGTGAGCTTAGGAATTCTTCTGCTGACTTGTGTTCTGTGCCGAGTTCTATGTTTATGTTAGTGAGCCCGTCAGGGGTTATGCAGAGGTGAAGTTCGCATTTGTCTGCCAGCTCCTCTATTAGTTTTTTGCCATAGAGAGCCCCGCTTGCACCTGTAATCCCCAAAAATATCCTTTTCATAGCTGCCTCATATCATAAGGTCGAGAAATGTAAAAACGCATATGCTGACACTAATATAAGCATTCAGATTAAAGAAAGCCATGTCGAGGCGTGAGAGATCCTCAGGGCGTATGATTGAATGCTGATATACCATAAAAACGCCGGTGATTATTATTCCTACCAGATAAATATAGCCCAGATCAAAATATATCCATGTATATAGAAATATCAGAAATGATATTATGTGAAACACCCTCGCAAGGTTCAGAGAATTTCTGAGTCCAAGGTATTTGGGGATAGAAAAGAGACCTTCGTCACGGTCAAAGTCGATGTCCTGACAGGCATAAACGATATCAAAGCCTGATACCCAGAAGAGAACTGCCATGCCGAGAAGCACTATGCCTATATTGACTGAACCTGTAACGGCTGTCCATGCCCCGATGGGAGCGATGCCAAGAGCAACGCCGAGGACTATGTGGCAGAGGAACGTGAAACGCTTTGTATAGGAGTAGAGTATGAAAACTGCAAATGGAACTGGGGAGAGATAAAAACATAGCGGGTTAAGCATGTATGCTGCGAAAAAGTAAACTGCAAAAGATATTATGACATAAAGAACCGCTTCCCTGACTGAAAGCCTGCCTGCCGGTATGTCTCTGTTTTCTGTTCTGGGGTTTCTTGCGTCGATTTTAGCATCTGCCACACGGTTAAATCCCATTGCGCCGCTTCTGGCTCCAAGTACAGCTACGGCTATCCAGAATATTGTCATAACAGACGGTAAACCTCTCGCTGCCAGAAACATACCAGTGAAAGCGAAGGGGAGGGCGAACAGTGTGTGTTCGACTTTTATCATGCTTAAAAACGTTTTGAATTTTTCCACTTTAGTACCTGTAAAGATTAATATGTAAAAAGAAAATTAACACACGAATTTAGACTTGCCAATATTGAATGTGTTTAATGAGTGATTACATTCAGGAAAGCATCAGAGAAATCATCTGAATCATTCAGGCTTTCGATACGTACAATGTTTAGCCCCGCTTCTGTTACGTGGGGGATGTACTGTTCGTCAAGTTCGATAAGTGTTTCTATATGGTCTGAGACAAAAGAAATAGGCACAACGATTATGTTGTCTGTTTTTTCCTCTGTTAGCCTCTCAAGTTCCTTGTCTGTGTATGGCCCTACCCATTTTACAGGACCTGTCCTGCTCTGATACGACAACCCGTATGATCGCGGGTTTGTCATTGCAGCGAGCTTTTCCATCTGTTCTTTTATGTGCAGGGTGTACTTATCCCCTTTTTGGACAGTATATTCCGGTAGAGAGTGTGCAGAAAACTGAATATGACACTGCGAAATATCTTTGCCGAGCTTTTGTGCAGCGTTCATGATGCGGTCAGCTATGCATTTATTGTACGTTTCATTCATGTGCCAGTGCTTTATTATCTTCGGCTCTTTCTTAAGGTTCTGAGCCTTGTAAAACCTATCGAAACACACGCCTGTGGTTGTATAAGAATACTGAGGGTACATAGTTGTTACGATGATATTTTCGTAATCAGTGTTTTCGTGAGTTTTGACAGAGTCTTCAATATAGGGGTGGTAGTAGCACATGCCGATGTCAGTGACAAGCTCCCTTCCGGTGGATGCCTGATAGGCCGGCTTTATCTTTTCCAGAAGTGATTTCAGATATGGGAGCTGCGGTGAACAGCCCCCTAATTTTTCGTATTCCGGCGCCACTTTTTTAGAGCGTTTTTTAGCTATCTTTTTTGCAATAAAGGTTTGCAGTGTACCGCCAATGTGAAAATCTATTATGGTACGATCCGAGAAGAGGTTAAAGAGAAACTCCTCAATCCCCTCGATACTGTCGGGACCGCCCATATACATTACATAAAGCAGGTCTTTTTTCATGCTTCCCCTTTGACTATTTTAACAAGATATTCAACATTTTCTCTTGGTGTTGGCGGAAGTATCCCATGTCCGAGGTTGAATATATGCCCTTTGAGGTCTTTGCCTTCTGCAATGATCTTTTCTGCTGTTTCTTTGATAGCCTCTTTGCTGCCGAAGAGAAGAACAGGATCAAAGTTGCCCTGAAGTACAAACTTGCCTTTGCTCAGTCTTTCGTCCGCATCTTTAAGTGTTGCCTTCCAGTCCACACCCATGCCAGCACAGTTGAGCTTGCCGATAGTGTCGTAAAAGCTGAAGCTGTCTTTGGCAAAGTATATGAGCGGAGCACCTTTCAGGTTGTTTGCTATATGCTCAACATAAGGGAATATATATTTTTCGTAGTCGTATGGGGATACCACACCGGCCCATGTGTCAAACATCTGTACAACATGTGCGCCGTTATCTATCTGCGCCTGAAGATATTTAAGGGTAGAGCTTGTGAGTTTCTCCATCATGATGCGGTATGTTTCCGGGTCTGTATGTATGAGAGTTTTTATATTTTCAAAGTTTTTGGAACCCGAACCTTCTACCATGTAGCATGCGAGGGTAAAGGGCGCACCGGAGAAGCCTATAAGCGGTACATCCAGCGCCTTGACAAGCTTACGCACTGTTTCCATAACGAAGGGTACATCTTTCTCCGGGTCGAGCTCACGGAGCTTGTCTGCGTCTGCCATAGTTCTGATTGGGTTGGCAATTACCGGAGCAGGGTTGAAGTCGAGCTGGATCCCCATAGGCTCAATAGGGATAAGTATATCAGAAAACAGTATAGCGTTATCAAACCCGAAAGCCTCGATAGGCTGAAGTGTAACTTCTGTGCAGAGATCGGGTGTTTTGCAGAGTTCGAGAAAGGATACTTTTTTGCGTATCGCTCTGTACTCCTCCATATATCTGCCTGCCTGACGCATAAACCATACGGGGGGTCTTTCTGTTTTTTCACCATTGATAGTTCTTAATAAAAGGTCATTGAAAGCCATATAGATCCACCTCAATAAAAATGTTTGGTGCTGTATTCAACCAGTAAAAAGTGTTTGCTGTCAAGTTGTTTTACAAAATTTACCTTGTAAACTCACCTGGTAAAGGTAAAATTGATAATGCTATTCAGAGGTTAATATGCGTAACATATTTTTTTGTTTTGTTCTGCTTGTCTTTACAGGTTGCGGAGGGTCATCAGGTTCCGGAACTGCTGCCGGCGAAATATGGCAGCCTGAACCGGGCGCAACATGGCAGATTCAGCTTCAGGGCGAACTAAACACCTCTTATGATGTTCAGGTATACGATATTGATCTTTATGACACGCCTAAAGCTGTGATAGATGACTTGCATAGCAGAGGGGTGAAAGTCATATGTTATTTCAGTGCGGGTTCGTACGAGAACTGGCGCTCAGATGCTTCAGAGTTTCCTGAGGCGGTCATAGGCAAAGACCTTGACGGCTGGGAAGGGGAGAGCTGGCTCGATATACGGAACACCTTAACGCTGATGCCCATTATGGATGCCCGTATGGATATCGCCGCTGCGAAAGGGTGCGATGCTGTTGACCCTGATAATGTTGATGGGTATGCCAACGACACAGGTTTTCCGCTGACAGCATCAGACCAGTTAATCTACAATAAAATGCTTGCAGATTCAGCCCACGAGAGAGGGCTTGCTGTTGGTCTTAAGAATGACATTGATCAGATAGACGATCTTGTTGATTTTTTTGATTTTGCCGTAAATGAGCAATGTTTTTATTATGATGAATGTGGATCGCTCCTTCCATTTATTAATACGAATAAAGCAGTATTCGGAATTGAATATGAACTCGAACCAGACGAATTTTGTGATAAGTCAATAGTTTATGGTTTTTCGACTCTCTTGATGGATCAAGCTTTAGATGGTGATATGTATTCATGTCGGTAACATAATTCAATTACTAGAAATTTAGTATGTTTTACCTTGTCAAAAAAAGGCTGGTTTGTTATTATCGGGACTCTTCAACACATATATATATTATATAGAGGTTAGCTAATGCCCAAATATAAGGTGCTTATTACAGATCACATCTCTCAGGACGGTGTGAACATTCTCAAAAGTGACAAAGATATAGAAGTCGACATTCAGGCGGGGATCAAAAACCCTGATCTGAAGAAAATTATCGGCAACTATGACGCTATCATCACCAGAAGCGGTACAACTGTTACTGCTGAGCTGATAGAGAACCCAGGGAAACTTAAAATTATCGGTCGTGCAGGTGTCGGTCTCGACAACGTAGACATCGAAGCTGCCAGTATGAAAGGCATCATAGTTATGAATGCTCCCACAGGGAACACCCTTGCTGCCTGTGAGCTTACAATGGGGATGATGCTCTCCGTAGTGCGCAAGCTTCCTCTGGCGAATCAGGTTACAAAATCGGGTGAGTGGGACAGAAAGCGTTTCATGGGTATTCAGCTTTACCAGAAAACCCTTGCCGTTGTCGGGCTAGGCCGTATCGGCGGCAATGTTGCAAAAAGATGCAAAGCGTTCGACATGAAAGTCGTAGCTTATGACCCATATATTAAAAAATCGAGAGCAGAATCCCTCGGGGTCGAGCTCTGTAATTCTCTTGAAGAGGCTATTTCTCAGGCGGATATTATTACTTTCCACACGCCTCTTACTGATGAAACAAAAAACCTGATCACAAAAGATGAAATTGCTAAAATGAAAGACGGCGTTGTCATCATTAACTGTGCAAGGGGCGGTATCGTAAATGAACTGGATCTTGTGGATGCCTGCAAATCCGGCAAAGTGACTGCTGCGGGGCTTGACGTTTTTATGTCTGAACCGCCTGTCAACCACCCTTTCTTTGATGTAGAGAACATATATGTTACTCCACACATAGGCGCAAACACAGCAGAAGGGCAGTATGGTGTTGCAGTTATTATTGCAGAGCAGGTTGTGAATGCACTTCATGGCAGATCATATAAAAATGCTGTTAATATTCCGTTCATGAAAACTCAGCTTCCTGAAGATATGCAGAAATATTTCGAGCTGCTTGAGAACATCGGTCATATGGCGGCACAGCTCACAAAGGGCAGACCCGAAAGAATTGAAATTCAGATGGTCGGTCATAAGTTTGAAGAAGATTTCGGCGAGCGTACTTTCGACACTCCATTCAACTTTCAGCCATTTACTGTCGCCGGTCTGAAGGGCTTTATGGAAGTTGCTGTTGCTGAAAATGTATCTTTTATCAATGCTCCTTACGTTGCAAAAGAACGCAACATAGACATAATAGAGACCAAATCTGCTCACTATGATAAGTATAATGACCTTGTTATGGTGAAAGTGAAAACAGATGTTGAAGAGAAAATATACGCAGGTACAGTCTTTGCTGACCAAACAGGGCGTATTGTAATTTATGATAAGTACTACACAGACCTTATAGCTGAAGGGACTTTCCTTTATTTTAATAACCTGGACAGACCTGGAATAATCGGGAAAGTCGGTACTATATTAGGCAAACACAGCATAAACATTGCGGACTTCGACCTCGCAAGAAACGTTAAAGAAGACGGCGAGGCTGACGCTGTGGCATTTGTGCGAGTTGATAGCAAAGTTCCGGCAGGAGTGCTCGACGAAATACTGGCACTGGACGGCATGCTTGAGGCGAAAGTTATTACTTTCTAAATATTGATGGAAACAATATCCGTAAGGACTAAGGACAGAAACTCGTTTATTGAAATAACGGACGAAATTGCCGGCATTATCAGCAGAAAAGGGTGGAGTGATGGCATTATCGTTGTCTATACACCGCACACTACGTCTGCTGTGACTATAAATGAGAATGCTGACCCTGATGTACAGTCGGATATGAAGGGTTTCCTTTCAAAGTTAATACCAAATCTGTCGGAGTTCCTCCATGCTGAGGGGAACTCTGACAGCCATATAAAATCATCTCTTGTGGGCTGCTCTGAAACTGTTATTGTTGAGGACGGACATATGATTCTCGGCACATGGCAGGGGATATACTTCTGTGAATTCGACGGTCCGCGCACTCGGAAAGTCCACCTTAAATTTATCAAATCATGAGTCACTACGAACTTTATAAAACGGTCATTACTAATATGGATTATGTCATTGCGAACGCAGTGAAGCAATCTAAGAAGTTTTGCAGTGTTTCATGATGTCAGATTGCTTTGTCACGCTGTTCCTCGCAATGACAAGTATGGGCGTCATTGCGTACGGCAGGTTTTAAAGGTCTTCTGCGTTGAGGATAGTTGTGCGGTTTCTCCCTTCTGACTTGCTGATATAAAGAGCCTTATCTGCTATGTTCACCATGTACTCAACATCTCTGTAGCTTTTACTGTATTCAGTAACACCTGCGCTAAATGTAACTTTAAAACAAACTGTTTCACTGGAAAATATAGTATTATTAAGTTTTTCGCGTATCCTGTCCAAAACGACTACAGCATCCGTAATATCTGTTTCTGTGAAGATAATCGCAAATTCTTCACCACCGTATCTGGCTGCTATATCGGTGTTTCGTACTGTTTCTTTGATGATATTTGCGAATGCTTTCAGAACTTCATCGCCTTTGACATGCCCGTATTGGTCATTAACACGCTTGAAAAAATCGAGATCAAGTATGGCTATGGTAAAGCAGTTATTGTATCTTTCAGAGCGAACCATTTCATCTTTCAGTTTATCTTTGAAATAAGAATGGTTAAATAGCATTGTTAATCCGTCTTTCTTCGCCATCTGTTCAAGGAATTCGTTTTGCTCGAGAACGTTTGTGGAAGCAAAAGCTAGTTCGAAAATGGTGGATTCCATCTCTTCATTCTTTTTTTCAAGTTCGATTGTAAGCTCTTTATGTTTTAAGAGGGCATTAAACCTTATTGTAATCTCATTAACAGGATCACTTTTCAATGTGAATGTAAAATAGTGTTCTTTGGAAAGTTCAAGAAGAAGATTGTCGTGGCATATGTCTGAAATAAATATAAAAAAGTTTTCAGTAGAGAGTATTTCGTTTAGAGTTTCTTTAGTGCAGTCTTCCATCACTTCGTAAAGGATGACCTCGCGGCTCATAGACACGAGATCATCCGTATTGACGAATTCTACATTTTCGAAGAGTGACTCAATGTGTTTTTGAGCATCTTCAGTTTTAATTCTTGCGTAGATCTTTTCTTTAATCAATATCTTCCGGCCTCATATGCGGAAACAGTAGTACGTCTCTGATGGACTGGCTGTCTGTGAACAGTATAACGAGTCTGTCTATGCCAAGTCCGGCGCCTGCTGTTGGCGGGAGACCATATTCAAGTGCTCTGATGTAGTCTGTGTCCATCATCTGAGCTTCTTCGTCTCCGGCTTCTTTAGCAGCAACCTGTTTTTCAAAGCGTTCCTTCTGGTCCATTGGGTCATTTAGCTCGTTAAAGCCGTTGGCTAGTTCAAAGCCACCCATGAAAAGCTCGAACCTTTCTGTTGTTTCAGGGTCGTCAGCTTTTGATTTCGCAAGTGGTGAAACTTCTTTCGGATAATCTATTATGAAGGTCGGGTTGAACAGTTCGTGTTCACACAGCTCTTCAAATATCTCCATGATTATTTTACCTTTTCCCCAGCTATTATCAACATGAATACCTGCTTTTTTTGCAGCTGCCTCTGCGGACGCCCTGTCCTTAAGCATTTCGGGGGTGATGTCAGTCATGGAGCAGATGGCGTCATGCATAGTCATTCTTGCCCACGGGCGTTTAAGGTTCATCTCTTTTTCTTTGTATGTTAGTTTCTCTTTTCCGTTTAGAGATACTGCTATACCGCAGATCATTTCTTCTATCATGTCCATAAGCCCGTGATAGTCGTTATAAGCGTTGTACCACTCAACCATTGTAAATTCAGGGTTGTGTCGTGTAGATAGTCCTTCGTTACGGAAGTTTCTGTTAAGCTCGAATATGCGCTCAAAACCGCCTATAACGAGTCTTTTCAGATAGAGTTCAGGTGCGATACGCAGAAAAAGGGGCATATCGAGAGCATTGTGATGTGTTTCAAAGGGTTTTGCCGTTGCGCCGCCTACGATAGGGTGCATCATAGGGGTCTCAACTTCGAGGAAGTCCCTGCCTATGAAAAACTCGCGAACTTTCTGAATGATTAAGCTTCTTTTGCGGAATGTCTCTTTCACTTCATCATTTACTATGAGGTCAACGTAACGCTGGCGGTATCTTGTTTCTACATCTTTGAGCCCATGCCATTTCTCAGGCAAGTCACGCAGGGCTTTTGTCAGCATTTTGTATTGTTTTGCGCAGATAGTCAGCTCATCTGTTTTGGTTTTGAACAGAAATCCCTTAATGCCTATTATGTCGCCGACATCTGAAGTTTTGAAAATTGCGTGATCCTCGTCAGAGATTTCACCTTTTTTAACGTAGACCTGTACGCTGCCTGTGCGGTCTTTGATAGTCATGAATGCAGTTTTACCAAACTCCCGCATTGCCATGATACGCCCTGCGACGTCGAAGATGACAGTTTGCTCAGGCAGGTTTTCTTTTTCAACATTCTTATATTTTTCAACGACATCAATGATATCGTGCTCAACTTTATGAAAGTTTACATAGGGTTGTTGGTTTTGTTCTTTAATCTTTTCCAGTTTGTCCAGACGATGTTGTTCCATTTAAATTATTAACTCCAGTTTTCTGATTATATTTGTTTGACTTGTTATACAAAAAACTTTAATCTATTACAATAAATAAATTCCTTCCGGTACAATGTGTTAGTTTCTCTTGCTTTATTACAATTTGTAGACTAAACATTGATATCTAAGAAAGAATACCCCAAATGGGAGGGTGTACGAACTATGGGTTTTTTCGATATGTTTTCAAACGATCTGGCTATAGACCTAGGAACAGCCAATACTCTGATATATGTAAAAGGAAAAGGCGTTGTCTGCTCAGAGCCGAGCGTAGTCGCCATTAACAACCAGAATAACGAAGTCCTCGCTGTGGGGAGTGAAGCTAAGAGCATGCTCGGGCGAACTCCGGCAAACATCGTGGCTATCCGTCCTATGAAAGACGGCGTTATCGCAAACTTTGAAGTTACAGAGCGGATGCTCAAAAACCTCATACAAAAAGTTCATAACAGGAAATCTCTTGTCAGACCCCGCATTGTTATATGTGTTCCGTCAGGAGTGACACAGGTTGAAAAACGTGCGGTCAAAGATTCTGCCATTCAGGCAGGGGCAAGGGAAGTTTATCTTATCGAAGAGCCAATGGCTGCGGCTATCGGTGCCGGGCTTCCTATTGAAGACCCGTCAGGCAATATGGTTGTCGACATTGGAGGCGGTACAACTGAGGTTGCCGTCATATCATTGTCCGGTATCGTTTACGCAAACTCTGTCAGAGTCGGTGGTGACGAGATGGACGATGCTATTGTTAACTATATTAAGCGCAAATATAACCTTCTCATCGGACATGGAACAGCAGAACAGATTAAAATGAAGATCGGTACATGCTTTAAGATGGAAAATGAGATGAGTATTAAAATCAAAGGTCGCGACCTTGTTACGGGGATACCTAAAACTATTGAGATAACTGATGAAGAGGCGAGAGAAGCTCTTGATGAGGCAGTTACTAAAATTATTGATGCTGTCCGTATCGCCCTTGAGAAAACACCCCCTGAACTTTCTGCCGACATTGTTGACAGAGGCATAGTTCTTACAGGCGGCGGTGCTCTTCTGAAAGGACTGGATAAAAGACTTTCCAACGAGACAGGGCTGCCTATCATCGTTGCTGACGAACCTCTTATATCTGTGGCTTTAGGTGCAGGCAAGGTGCTTGACAGCCTTGAACTGCTTAAAAAAGTCACAATAGACTGATAACTCCGGACATATGAAGTCC
This window of the Denitrovibrio acetiphilus DSM 12809 genome carries:
- a CDS encoding GGDEF domain-containing protein, with the translated sequence MIKEKIYARIKTEDAQKHIESLFENVEFVNTDDLVSMSREVILYEVMEDCTKETLNEILSTENFFIFISDICHDNLLLELSKEHYFTFTLKSDPVNEITIRFNALLKHKELTIELEKKNEEMESTIFELAFASTNVLEQNEFLEQMAKKDGLTMLFNHSYFKDKLKDEMVRSERYNNCFTIAILDLDFFKRVNDQYGHVKGDEVLKAFANIIKETVRNTDIAARYGGEEFAIIFTETDITDAVVVLDRIREKLNNTIFSSETVCFKVTFSAGVTEYSKSYRDVEYMVNIADKALYISKSEGRNRTTILNAEDL
- the lysS gene encoding lysine--tRNA ligase, with protein sequence MEQHRLDKLEKIKEQNQQPYVNFHKVEHDIIDVVEKYKNVEKENLPEQTVIFDVAGRIMAMREFGKTAFMTIKDRTGSVQVYVKKGEISDEDHAIFKTSDVGDIIGIKGFLFKTKTDELTICAKQYKMLTKALRDLPEKWHGLKDVETRYRQRYVDLIVNDEVKETFRKRSLIIQKVREFFIGRDFLEVETPMMHPIVGGATAKPFETHHNALDMPLFLRIAPELYLKRLVIGGFERIFELNRNFRNEGLSTRHNPEFTMVEWYNAYNDYHGLMDMIEEMICGIAVSLNGKEKLTYKEKEMNLKRPWARMTMHDAICSMTDITPEMLKDRASAEAAAKKAGIHVDNSWGKGKIIMEIFEELCEHELFNPTFIIDYPKEVSPLAKSKADDPETTERFELFMGGFELANGFNELNDPMDQKERFEKQVAAKEAGDEEAQMMDTDYIRALEYGLPPTAGAGLGIDRLVILFTDSQSIRDVLLFPHMRPEDID
- a CDS encoding UbiX family flavin prenyltransferase, coding for MKRIFLGITGASGALYGKKLIEELADKCELHLCITPDGLTNINIELGTEHKSAEEFLSSLGKNAILHNHKNFAAPVSSGSFMVDSYIVAPASMGFVGRTAGGVSSNLIERCADVAMKERRNLVILFRETPLSLIHMENLTKLTRAGAVCMPAAPGFYHKPNTIDDLISFIVGKIFDIINIQHSLYERWNG
- a CDS encoding UbiA-like polyprenyltransferase, whose translation is MEKFKTFLSMIKVEHTLFALPFAFTGMFLAARGLPSVMTIFWIAVAVLGARSGAMGFNRVADAKIDARNPRTENRDIPAGRLSVREAVLYVIISFAVYFFAAYMLNPLCFYLSPVPFAVFILYSYTKRFTFLCHIVLGVALGIAPIGAWTAVTGSVNIGIVLLGMAVLFWVSGFDIVYACQDIDFDRDEGLFSIPKYLGLRNSLNLARVFHIISFLIFLYTWIYFDLGYIYLVGIIITGVFMVYQHSIIRPEDLSRLDMAFFNLNAYISVSICVFTFLDLMI
- the hemE gene encoding uroporphyrinogen decarboxylase, translated to MAFNDLLLRTINGEKTERPPVWFMRQAGRYMEEYRAIRKKVSFLELCKTPDLCTEVTLQPIEAFGFDNAILFSDILIPIEPMGIQLDFNPAPVIANPIRTMADADKLRELDPEKDVPFVMETVRKLVKALDVPLIGFSGAPFTLACYMVEGSGSKNFENIKTLIHTDPETYRIMMEKLTSSTLKYLQAQIDNGAHVVQMFDTWAGVVSPYDYEKYIFPYVEHIANNLKGAPLIYFAKDSFSFYDTIGKLNCAGMGVDWKATLKDADERLSKGKFVLQGNFDPVLLFGSKEAIKETAEKIIAEGKDLKGHIFNLGHGILPPTPRENVEYLVKIVKGEA
- a CDS encoding secondary thiamine-phosphate synthase enzyme YjbQ, with protein sequence METISVRTKDRNSFIEITDEIAGIISRKGWSDGIIVVYTPHTTSAVTINENADPDVQSDMKGFLSKLIPNLSEFLHAEGNSDSHIKSSLVGCSETVIVEDGHMILGTWQGIYFCEFDGPRTRKVHLKFIKS
- the hemH gene encoding ferrochelatase, whose product is MKKDLLYVMYMGGPDSIEGIEEFLFNLFSDRTIIDFHIGGTLQTFIAKKIAKKRSKKVAPEYEKLGGCSPQLPYLKSLLEKIKPAYQASTGRELVTDIGMCYYHPYIEDSVKTHENTDYENIIVTTMYPQYSYTTTGVCFDRFYKAQNLKKEPKIIKHWHMNETYNKCIADRIMNAAQKLGKDISQCHIQFSAHSLPEYTVQKGDKYTLHIKEQMEKLAAMTNPRSYGLSYQSRTGPVKWVGPYTDKELERLTEEKTDNIIVVPISFVSDHIETLIELDEQYIPHVTEAGLNIVRIESLNDSDDFSDAFLNVITH
- a CDS encoding endo alpha-1,4 polygalactosaminidase; its protein translation is MRNIFFCFVLLVFTGCGGSSGSGTAAGEIWQPEPGATWQIQLQGELNTSYDVQVYDIDLYDTPKAVIDDLHSRGVKVICYFSAGSYENWRSDASEFPEAVIGKDLDGWEGESWLDIRNTLTLMPIMDARMDIAAAKGCDAVDPDNVDGYANDTGFPLTASDQLIYNKMLADSAHERGLAVGLKNDIDQIDDLVDFFDFAVNEQCFYYDECGSLLPFINTNKAVFGIEYELEPDEFCDKSIVYGFSTLLMDQALDGDMYSCR
- a CDS encoding rod shape-determining protein; its protein translation is MGFFDMFSNDLAIDLGTANTLIYVKGKGVVCSEPSVVAINNQNNEVLAVGSEAKSMLGRTPANIVAIRPMKDGVIANFEVTERMLKNLIQKVHNRKSLVRPRIVICVPSGVTQVEKRAVKDSAIQAGAREVYLIEEPMAAAIGAGLPIEDPSGNMVVDIGGGTTEVAVISLSGIVYANSVRVGGDEMDDAIVNYIKRKYNLLIGHGTAEQIKMKIGTCFKMENEMSIKIKGRDLVTGIPKTIEITDEEAREALDEAVTKIIDAVRIALEKTPPELSADIVDRGIVLTGGGALLKGLDKRLSNETGLPIIVADEPLISVALGAGKVLDSLELLKKVTID
- the serA gene encoding phosphoglycerate dehydrogenase, with product MPKYKVLITDHISQDGVNILKSDKDIEVDIQAGIKNPDLKKIIGNYDAIITRSGTTVTAELIENPGKLKIIGRAGVGLDNVDIEAASMKGIIVMNAPTGNTLAACELTMGMMLSVVRKLPLANQVTKSGEWDRKRFMGIQLYQKTLAVVGLGRIGGNVAKRCKAFDMKVVAYDPYIKKSRAESLGVELCNSLEEAISQADIITFHTPLTDETKNLITKDEIAKMKDGVVIINCARGGIVNELDLVDACKSGKVTAAGLDVFMSEPPVNHPFFDVENIYVTPHIGANTAEGQYGVAVIIAEQVVNALHGRSYKNAVNIPFMKTQLPEDMQKYFELLENIGHMAAQLTKGRPERIEIQMVGHKFEEDFGERTFDTPFNFQPFTVAGLKGFMEVAVAENVSFINAPYVAKERNIDIIETKSAHYDKYNDLVMVKVKTDVEEKIYAGTVFADQTGRIVIYDKYYTDLIAEGTFLYFNNLDRPGIIGKVGTILGKHSINIADFDLARNVKEDGEADAVAFVRVDSKVPAGVLDEILALDGMLEAKVITF